The genomic interval GGACTTGATTGTCAGATGTTTACAAAAAAAATACAGAAGAAACCAATTGGTTAAGGGGAGGGGGAAGCGAACACCTTAAGAAAAAGAAGGAAGGGAGATTACTTCTCAGTGTTGTAATAACGGTAACAGTATTCTTTTACCAGGGCATGCCGGGCAGAGAGGTCCAATTTGAAATAGATTGGGCTCAACATCAAAATCGATAATGCCTGTCTAATTTTGTCTTTGGTTATCATTTGCGATCTCTTTCCAATTAACTGATGAACATTCTGCTCTCTGACATGTCGAGGGACATCGTAACCGATTACACTCTGCACCATTTCATCTGCAAGGAGCGCGCCACGTAACCATCAACTCGACACTCCGCCCCCAGCAAGGCGCTACCTATCTGATATTGCAACAAATACCAAAACAACAATATCCTCGGCACAGAACATGAGTCACAACGATCTGGTTTTTTTTCACCCCCAACCACACCAAAACCAGGGTCACATTCCGCGAAATCGGATTTTTCTCCACACTTCCGGACAACAACCTGTCGAGAACCACACCAAACCAGACAAGGTAAGAAATCAGCAGCAGCCCACGAAGACCTTGTCACAACCTCACCAATCAATTATGCTCTACAGCCTTATCAGCGAACGATTCAGGCTACTATTTGTAACAACGACGTCAACCAGCCCACGAAGGACAGATGCCCGTTTTTCAACTTTCTGACTCTATTTTTTTCCCCCCACCTGAGCTTGCCCGTGAAGACGGTCTGCTCGCTATAGGAGGGGATTTATCACCGGAAAGGCTCCTCATGGCCTACCAGATGGGAATCTTCCCATGGTACTCCCAAGGTGAACCGATTCTCTGGTGGTCCCCTACCCCACGACTGATCCTGCAGCCCCACAAGTTTCATTTATCCAAACGATTGGCCCGAGAACTCAAAAAAGGTGCATTCTCTATTACCGCAGACACGGTATTCAGTGAGGTAATTAACAACTGTTCAAAACCACGCGCTGGTCAATCGAATTCAACATGGATTACCAAAGAGATGAGGGCGGCCTATTGCACAATGCATGAACGTGGCTATGCACACTCAATTGAATCGTGGCATAAAGGTGAACTCGTTGGCGGCGTTTATGGGATTTCACTGGGCGGCGTTTTTTTTGGCGAATCAATGTTCGCTACGAAGAGCAATGCCTCGAAGGCGGCACTCTATGCCCTTTCGCAAAAGCTTGCCCTGTGGGATTTTGATTTTATTGATTGCCAAATGCACACCAGCCATCTTTCTTCTTTAGGGGCTGAAGAGATATCAGGCCCTCAATTTTTTTCAACTTTGCAGAAATCAATTTTTCGCTCTGATCATCGGGGGAAATGGACTCTGTGACGGGCCTTGCCAGGGTTTTTGGTACCATCTTTTGCTCTCAATGCTCATGGTTTTCCTTGACATGGCAAGGCGTATACGATAAGAACGTCCGGATAAGGTTTTCTGACCACCACAACTCTTAAATTTCAAGGAAAAATAAATGAACATTGCCGTCCTGAAAGAATCCACAGCAGGAGAAAATCGAGTCGCGATTGTCCCCGACTCCGTGAAACGGCTCATAAAAAGCGGCTTCAACATTTGCATTGAAAGTGGTGCAGGCGATAAAGCCGGGTTCGCTGATAGCATGTACGAAGAAATTGGCGCAACCATAGAGCCATCTCTTGAAAAACTTGCCAGTATGTCTGAAACACTTATAAAGGTTCAACCGCCAACCATTGAAGAAGTTGAAACATACGGCGAGGATAAATCCCTGATCTCTATTATCCAACCTTTTATCCACCCAGACCTGATCAACAAACTTAACGAAAAGAAGATCACCTCTTTTGGACTTGATGTAATTCCACGGACAACTCTTGCTCAGAGTATGGATATCTTAAGCTCCATGAGTACCATATCCGGTTACAAAGCTGTTCTTCTTGCTGCGGCCTCAATCAACAAATTTTTCCCAATGCTTATGACAGCTGCTGGTACCGTTGCACCGTGCCGAGTTATGGTTCTTGGTGCCGGTGTTGCCGGGCTCATGGCCTGTGCAACTGCGAAACGACTGGGGGCTGTTGTTGAAGCTACCGACGTTCGCCCCGAGGTCAAAGAGCAGGTCAAGAGTGTTGGTGCAAAATTCCTTGAAGTTAAGAGTGATGAAAGTGGTGCTGGTGAAGGCGGTTATGCCAAAGAGATGTCTGACGACTACAAGCAGAAGCAGGCTGCCATGATTGCCAAGCATATTGCTAAATCTGATGTCGTCATTCCGACTGCGCTTATTCCAGGCAGAAAAGCACCTATTCTGATTACTGAAGCCCATGTCAAATCAATGAAACCTGGTTCTGTAATTGTCGACCTTGCTGCAGAGATGGGCGGCAATTGTGAACTGACTGAAAAGGGTAAGGACGTTGTTAAGCATGGTGTACTGATTATTGGTAACACCAATCTGCCAAGCTCAATGGCGTTTCACGCAAGTCAAATGTTTTCAAAAAACATTGAGCGCTTTCTCGTCCACCTTACAGATGAAAAAGGCTTTAAGATGGACATGAAAGACGAAATCACTGCTGGCTCTATCATTACGATGGGCGGCGAGATAATACATGCCATGACCAAGAAAATCATGTCAGAAGCAGGAGGAAACTAACATGGACGGCTCCATACTCATAGGACTCTACATATTTGTTCTTGCGCTGTTTGCCGGTGCTGAACTTATTTCAAAGGTTCCGCCAACTTTACACACCCCTTTGATGTCCGGCTCAAATGCTATTTCAGGTATCGCTATACTTGGTGCTTTAATGGCTGCCGGCAATGCAAAGGAGATGAATATAACTTCAATTATCGGTATGTTAGCTGTTATCTTTGCAACAATTAACGTTGTTGGCGGTTACATGGTAACCGACCGCATGCTACAGATGTTCAAAAAGAAAGAGAAAGTAACTAAGTAAAAACAACACATATCTTCTTTTCACAGAACAACCAATTCTACACAAGAGAGTTTTCTAATGTTAAGCCAAAATTTCATTAACTTTACATATTTAATTTCAGCTATTCTTTTCATGCTTGGGCTGAGAAACTTGAGTTCCCCAGCCACAGCACGACTTGGCAACAAACTTTCAATGAGCGGTATGAGCTTGGCGATTATCGCAACCTTAATGGTATCCGGCCTATCATTCAAGTTCATTATAATCGGCATTATTATCGGTACAATTATTGGTGCATATTCCGCTATAAAAGTTAAGATGACCTCAATGCCGGAGATGATTGCCCTTTTTAACGGGTGTGGCGGTGCGGCATCCGCTTTGGTTGCACTTTCTGAGTTCCAGCTGAAAGGTGATCTATACGGCGCCGGCATGGTATCCCAGATCGGCGGCTTTTCAATGACCACCCTGCTCTTATCTGTGATTATCGGCACATTGACCTTTACCGGCTCAATCATTGCCTACGCTAAGCTTCAGGGCATTATTTCCGGCCAGCCTATTACCTACACAGGTCAACAGTTTGTTAACGGCCTGATCGTCCTTGCCACTGTCGCCCTTTCTGTCATGATCTACCAAGATCCAACAAACATTACATTTTTCTACCTGGTCATAGGTCTCTCTCTATTGCTGGGTGTATTATCCGTTATACCAATCGGTGGCGCCGACATGCCGGTCGTTATTTCACTTCTTAATTCATACTCCGGTGTTGCGGTCTCCATGACAGGGTTCGCCCTAAACAATAATGCCTTGATTATTGTCGGCTCACTTGTTGGGGCATCAGGAATTTTTCTGACCATGATCATGTGCGAGGCCATGAACCGCTCTCTGGCCAATGTTCTTTTTGGCGCCTTTGGGACAGTTTCTGAAGGTGCCGCCCAGGCAGCTGCGGATGGTCCTGGCGGTTCGGTTAAAGGCTACGAGATTGAAGACGTTATAACCGTTCTTGAAAATGCGACATCACTTATCATTGTGCCAGGTTACGGAATGGCTGCGGCACAGGCTCAGCACGCAGTGCGTGAACTTGGTGATTATCTCGAAGAAGAAGGTGTTGAGGTTCGATATGCAATTCACCCAGTCGCAGGACGAATGCCTGGCCACATGAATGTGCTTTTAGCTGAGGCCGATGTCTCCTACGACCAGCTCTTTGCCATGGAGGATATTAATGACGATTTCAGCTCAACTGATGTCGTTCTTGTCATTGGTGCTAATGATGTCGTTAATCCGGCCGCTAAAACCAATGAAAGCAGTCCAATTTTTGGCATGCCTGTTCTCAATGTCGAAGAGGCACAAACCGTTATTGTTTTGAAGCGAAGCATGAATCCAGGCTTTGCAGGAATAGAAAACGAACTGTTTCTTAAGGACAACACCATGATGCTCTTTGGTGATGCAAAAAAATCTATTCAAGACCTTGTTTCACATCTTAAAGGATAAATATAGAAGTTTTTAGCTATTAGACTGAAGGCTTCACAAAAAGGCACGACTACGCTGACCCACGTTAATAGAGCCGTATCGTGCCTTTGTCGTTCAATATAAAACATTATTTTCCACAGGAGAACCCACTATGTGTCGTCTTGCAATGAAGACAGCATCTGAGCCATTCTCTCCCTACTCGGTACTTCAGGCAATGGAGGCCATGCAGGAAGGATATGACGGCAGCGGTTTAGGACTTCTGCTTCGAGGTGTGACCTTTGCCGACTATAAATATAAGTCTGGCGATCCAATACTTTCAGGAATTGCTCATACTGAAAGTGCCCTGTATCGACTTAACGATTACATGCAGGACAAAGGTTTCACACTTAAATACGACCACGAGTTTGACACCGACTTTTCGCTTGTCGAAGCCAAAGATCGGCACCAGTACTTCGTCCGCGTCTACAATACCCCTAGCAGTTGGGACAGTTTTACGCAGGAACAAATTGACCAGGAACTCATGCTCACCCGACTGGCACTGCGTAAAAACGGCGAAGAAAATAACGGAGACCTGACCGTGTTTGGTTTCTGGCCTGACGTTGCCATAATCAAAGAAGTTGGCTGGCCACTCACTATTGGCGACGCCCTTCGCTTGAGCGATAACAGAATATCCTCTCGAATCTGTATGGCACAGGGCCGTCAGAACACCAACTATGGCATTAATCTTTATGCCTGCCACCCCTTCTTTGTTCAGGGTATTGCCACAATGACCAATGGTGAAAACACCGCTTTTATTCCAATCAAAGAGTATCTGTCCGGGGTGCATTGGCCTGGATACACCGGATACCAAAGTGATTCAGAGGTGTTTGCCCACATTCTTCACTACGTTATTCGTAAACTTAAATTACCTTTAGAGGCATACAAGCATGTCATTACTCCTCTAAATTCCGTTGAACTGAGTAATCATCCTCAGGGCGACTTCTTGAAAGGGCTCAGGGATGTCTGCCGACGCTTAATTATCGACGGACCAAACTGTGTTATGGGTACCTTACCCGATGAAACAACAATCATGTGCATGGACTCCAAGAAATTACGTCCGGCTACTATAGGCGGAAATCCTGGAGAATGGGCCCTGGCCTCTGAAATGTGCGGTGTTGATGCAATGATACCCGAACGAGACAAATCTCTTGATTTTCAACCAATGCGCGAAAACAGTATTATTGTTCCACCTGACCGAAAGGAGTATAAGATATGGTCTCAATTCGATCCATTCCCTCTACACCAAGCAGCTTAACATACCACGATCTTCCCTGGATAATTGAGCATCGCGAAGACCGATGCCAGTTGTGCGGGCGTTGCACGTCTGTCTGCCCCAAAGAGTGCCTTCAGCTGACCTATAGACGTCAACGAATGCCTCGTCTGGATATACTTCAGAAAAAACGTGGCAGTGACTACAAAACATTTGTGGGAATTCGTCAAAAAACCGACCTCGACCATCGTTGCATCGGTTGTGGCATGTGCTCCATGGTTTGCCCTAATGAAGCCATTGGCCCTAAGCCAAACGCCAATGACGAACGCGCCCGTTTCCATAGTTACCAGAAACTCGACGCGGCAAAACGTGGCGGTCGACGTAATGACCGTTCCAGCCTCCTTGATCAGATCATGTTCAATAGAATCTCAATGCTCACTGACCCTGCCCTTGATGCCGGGCGGCATGAGTTCTATCTGAACACCATTCTTGGCCGTATTCTTTCACCAGAAGAGTACCTGAGGCGCAAGCAAACCGGTGAGTGGATTCCTCCTACCCGTGAGATCTTCCCCTTCATTATCGGCTCAATGTCCTTTGGAGCCCTGTCACCTAATATGTGGCTCGGTCTCTTGCAGGGTGTCGCTTATTGCAATGAAGTTCTGGGGATACCAGTCGTAATGTGTACCGGTGAGGGTGGTTGCCCTCCCTGGGTTTTAAAAAGTAAATTTTTAAAATATATCATTCTACAGATCGCTTCCGGTTATTTTGGCTGGGATGAGATTATCCGTGCAATTCCAGAGATGCAGTGTGAACCTGCAGCTATTGAAATAAAATACGGTCAGGGCGCCAAGCCTGGTGATGGCGGACTTCTCATGTGGTTCAAGGTCAGCCAGCTCATCGCTCGATTACGCGGAGTGCCTCAAGGAGTCGATCTGCCGTCACCTCCTGTCCACCAGACGCTGTATTCAATTGAGGAAAGTGTAATGAAGATGATTCAGACACTTTCAATGGCCTGGGATTTCAAAGTCCCGGTTTATCCCAAAATATCAGGATCAACCTCAGCTAAATCTGTTTTAAACAATCTGGTTCGTAATCCCTATGCAGCTGCTCTGCTTATAGACGGTGTTGATGGTGGTACAGGTGCCGCCTATAACATCAGTATGCAGGCAACTGGTCATCCGATAGCCTCTAATCTTCGTGAATGTTATCTTGACCTAGTAGCCCAGGGCAAGCAAAACGAGATCCCTCTCTTTGCTGCCGGGGGTGTCGGTAAAAATGGAAATGTTGCGCAAAATGGTATGGCTCTCATTATGCTTGGTGCCTCTGGCGTGCATATCGGCAAGTACATTATGCAGGCTGCGGCTGGCTGCCTTGGCAGTGAGAAAGACCGTTGCAATGTCTGTAATGTTGGTATTTGCCCTAAAGGTATTACCAGCCAGAACCCTAAATTATATCGACGACTTAATCCAGATGATGTAGCACAGCGAGTCGTTGATGTTTTCTCCGGCATTCGAATTGAAATGAAAAAAATCATGGCGCCTCTCGGCCGATCTCAATGCTTACCAATCGGCATGTCAGATGCTCTTGGAATAGCAGACAAGGATGTTGCTGATAAACTGCAAATTAAATATGTCTGTTAATTTCAAAAATATACCCAAAGGAGTATGCAAGTGAAAGGCGAGAATACTAAAGCCATCACGGTAAAAGGCTTAGACGAAAACGGTCTTCGAGTCAGCTCTCAAGACTTTGAAAAGTTGGTTCAGCAGGCATTCAAACAATCCACGACTCTTAACCTGGAGACTTACGGTCAGCATAATGTCGGCGGCCGACTTGTCGGTGCCGAAGGACCGGTTCTCATAAACATAAGCGGTCCGGTTGGCCAGCGATTAGGCTGCATGGGGCGTCCGGGGACGACTATTATAAGTAACGGTCCTGCCTCTGACGACGTTGGTTACCTTAATATTGGCGCTGACATAGTAATTCTTGGTGATGCAACCAATGGTGTTTGTAATGCCATGGCGGAAGGACGTGTTATGGTTAAAGGCTCTCTTGGTTCAAGAGCGCTTACCATGACTAAATGGAATCCGGATTATAACCGCCCACAACTATGGGTTCTTGGTTCCGTTGGTGACACCTTTGCTGAATTTAACTGTGGTGGTATCGCTATTGTTTGTGGTGTTAATCCG from Desulfobulbaceae bacterium carries:
- a CDS encoding leucyl/phenylalanyl-tRNA--protein transferase, giving the protein MPVFQLSDSIFFPPPELAREDGLLAIGGDLSPERLLMAYQMGIFPWYSQGEPILWWSPTPRLILQPHKFHLSKRLARELKKGAFSITADTVFSEVINNCSKPRAGQSNSTWITKEMRAAYCTMHERGYAHSIESWHKGELVGGVYGISLGGVFFGESMFATKSNASKAALYALSQKLALWDFDFIDCQMHTSHLSSLGAEEISGPQFFSTLQKSIFRSDHRGKWTL
- a CDS encoding Re/Si-specific NAD(P)(+) transhydrogenase subunit alpha, which produces MNIAVLKESTAGENRVAIVPDSVKRLIKSGFNICIESGAGDKAGFADSMYEEIGATIEPSLEKLASMSETLIKVQPPTIEEVETYGEDKSLISIIQPFIHPDLINKLNEKKITSFGLDVIPRTTLAQSMDILSSMSTISGYKAVLLAAASINKFFPMLMTAAGTVAPCRVMVLGAGVAGLMACATAKRLGAVVEATDVRPEVKEQVKSVGAKFLEVKSDESGAGEGGYAKEMSDDYKQKQAAMIAKHIAKSDVVIPTALIPGRKAPILITEAHVKSMKPGSVIVDLAAEMGGNCELTEKGKDVVKHGVLIIGNTNLPSSMAFHASQMFSKNIERFLVHLTDEKGFKMDMKDEITAGSIITMGGEIIHAMTKKIMSEAGGN
- a CDS encoding NAD(P) transhydrogenase subunit alpha; amino-acid sequence: MDGSILIGLYIFVLALFAGAELISKVPPTLHTPLMSGSNAISGIAILGALMAAGNAKEMNITSIIGMLAVIFATINVVGGYMVTDRMLQMFKKKEKVTK
- a CDS encoding NAD(P)(+) transhydrogenase (Re/Si-specific) subunit beta, producing MLSQNFINFTYLISAILFMLGLRNLSSPATARLGNKLSMSGMSLAIIATLMVSGLSFKFIIIGIIIGTIIGAYSAIKVKMTSMPEMIALFNGCGGAASALVALSEFQLKGDLYGAGMVSQIGGFSMTTLLLSVIIGTLTFTGSIIAYAKLQGIISGQPITYTGQQFVNGLIVLATVALSVMIYQDPTNITFFYLVIGLSLLLGVLSVIPIGGADMPVVISLLNSYSGVAVSMTGFALNNNALIIVGSLVGASGIFLTMIMCEAMNRSLANVLFGAFGTVSEGAAQAAADGPGGSVKGYEIEDVITVLENATSLIIVPGYGMAAAQAQHAVRELGDYLEEEGVEVRYAIHPVAGRMPGHMNVLLAEADVSYDQLFAMEDINDDFSSTDVVLVIGANDVVNPAAKTNESSPIFGMPVLNVEEAQTVIVLKRSMNPGFAGIENELFLKDNTMMLFGDAKKSIQDLVSHLKG
- a CDS encoding glutamate synthase, whose amino-acid sequence is MCRLAMKTASEPFSPYSVLQAMEAMQEGYDGSGLGLLLRGVTFADYKYKSGDPILSGIAHTESALYRLNDYMQDKGFTLKYDHEFDTDFSLVEAKDRHQYFVRVYNTPSSWDSFTQEQIDQELMLTRLALRKNGEENNGDLTVFGFWPDVAIIKEVGWPLTIGDALRLSDNRISSRICMAQGRQNTNYGINLYACHPFFVQGIATMTNGENTAFIPIKEYLSGVHWPGYTGYQSDSEVFAHILHYVIRKLKLPLEAYKHVITPLNSVELSNHPQGDFLKGLRDVCRRLIIDGPNCVMGTLPDETTIMCMDSKKLRPATIGGNPGEWALASEMCGVDAMIPERDKSLDFQPMRENSIIVPPDRKEYKIWSQFDPFPLHQAA
- a CDS encoding 4Fe-4S binding protein produces the protein MVSIRSIPSTPSSLTYHDLPWIIEHREDRCQLCGRCTSVCPKECLQLTYRRQRMPRLDILQKKRGSDYKTFVGIRQKTDLDHRCIGCGMCSMVCPNEAIGPKPNANDERARFHSYQKLDAAKRGGRRNDRSSLLDQIMFNRISMLTDPALDAGRHEFYLNTILGRILSPEEYLRRKQTGEWIPPTREIFPFIIGSMSFGALSPNMWLGLLQGVAYCNEVLGIPVVMCTGEGGCPPWVLKSKFLKYIILQIASGYFGWDEIIRAIPEMQCEPAAIEIKYGQGAKPGDGGLLMWFKVSQLIARLRGVPQGVDLPSPPVHQTLYSIEESVMKMIQTLSMAWDFKVPVYPKISGSTSAKSVLNNLVRNPYAAALLIDGVDGGTGAAYNISMQATGHPIASNLRECYLDLVAQGKQNEIPLFAAGGVGKNGNVAQNGMALIMLGASGVHIGKYIMQAAAGCLGSEKDRCNVCNVGICPKGITSQNPKLYRRLNPDDVAQRVVDVFSGIRIEMKKIMAPLGRSQCLPIGMSDALGIADKDVADKLQIKYVC